The Nitrospira sp. genome segment TTCAGAGGACGGCTTTGGAAACGGGAAATGGTGGAAGGACATTGGACCAATCGATGAACGAACCGGTGAAGCTGTGGCGCCGGCTAAAGTTGTTGAGACGGCGTGGCAAGACGCCAATCTCCCGCGCGTGGAGGTCTCCTGGTATGAGGCCGTCGCCTTTTGTCGGTGGCTGAGCTCTCGGACGAATCAGAAGATTGGCCTCCCTACCGAATGGGAGTGGCAACTCGCCGCTACAGACGGCGATCCGGAGCGCGAGTATCCGTGGAAAGGCGGATGGGATGACTCCCGGTGTAATAGTGACCGGAGCCGATTGATTCGGACAACAGCAGTCGGCATGTATCCCCAAGGAGCGACAGAGCAGGGCGTGATGGATATGGCAGGCAATGTCTTGGAATGGTGTCTCAACACCGATCGACTAGGCACGAGAATAGAGAGAGGCGACGTGCGCATGCTCCGGGGCGGGTCCTGGTTCGACAATCCGGTGCTCCTTCGTGCGTCGGAACGGCACAGGAGCGACGCCGACCACCGGGACTTCTATATCGGTTTCCGTCTTGCCCAGGACATTGAGCCCTAACTTTTGCGCTTTGTTCTTTGACCTCTGCTCTTTATTCTTTGCTCTGGGGTCGGAGCTATCAATAGGGGCGGGAGTCCGTGTGCTACGAACGCAACCATCTTTGTAAGGATGGGAGCGATGCTTCACCTCACATAAAATTGGGGTCGGATCTTGAACTGTGCATGGCGGAGGCGGGGAGGTATTATGGGAGGCTTGACCATGTCATGCCCAAGGATTAGAGTGCTCCTATGGTACGAGCTTGGGTAACCGCGTTCTTTGTGATCTGCCTGGCTGCTCCGGTCTGGGCGGCTGAGGTGGAATCGTTCGACCCCGATGAACCCTTCAAGCAGGCGTTGACCACCACGATGCTCCGTTCGCTGCTGAATCAAGCGCTCGATGGTCTTGAGGACCACTTAGAAATTTCCGGGAGCCGTAACCCTGATGAAACGAAGGGTGATCGGGAGAAGCATCTGCGGTTCAAGTTCTATCCAGAGGGCAAGTCAAAGTCCGATCAGCATTTCACGGCCGAAGGGTGGTTCGGCTCATCTCCCGAATCCGGCCAATATGATTGGCATTTCCAATTCAGGCAGCCGGAAGATCGCTCCAAGAAACACCCCTCCCCACAGATTGAAGCGCCGCTGTAACAGGGCTGCCTGCTGTTCAAGGGCTACTTTTGCCTACCACAGTGTAAAGTTTTCCTCTTTCCTGACAAAGCTGTAAGGGTTCCCACCTCAAAGTCTAATTCTCTGCGGTGTTATAAGCCGTTCAATTGGCATGGGGTTTGTATTCGCCTGCCTTGGATCATAAGCAGGATCGACAACCATGGATTTCATTGCGACCGACACCTTCTCTCCTCCATCCAGACCCTCTATTGACGGGAGTTCTCGGTTGGTCCGGACAGCTTCTCCTTCCAGCTCCAGTGGTGTGCGGAAACATTTTTCGGCGGTTCTCCAGAGAGTTCGTGGCGAGGAGGGGAGAGCCGACCGTTGTGAGGCGGACGACATCCGATCATCGAGCAAATCTTATAACAAGCCTCAGGCGAACGAGGCGAGAGATCGGTATGGCTCCTCGGTCCGAACGGATCGTGCTGACGCGCCATCGTCAAAGATGTTGGAGAAGGATCGTTCTGGTCAGGACGCGAACAGGTCTGTTGAGGCTTCAAAGGAGGATGGTGAATCTTCCGCTGTAAAGGACGATGCCCGTTCCGATTCTCATGGCTCAGAGTCTCAGCCCGTATCTGCTCCGACTCCCCTTCCGATCGCGACACACACGATCAACCAAGAACAGATGGCCATGGAAGAGGGCCCTCGATCGTCCGAAGGTGAGCACCAGGCAACAACAGTGTCCTCCATGTCTACCCTGATACCACCCGAAACCCCCATGCCTTCGATGTTGGCTCCTGAGGCTCACAAAGGCGGATCGTCTTCAGATGGAGCCGCTACGCACTCGAAGGATCAACCAGAACAGGCGTCGGCCATGTCGCCGCTGCCTACGGAAGCCGATGCTCAAGCAGGTCCGATCGTGAAAGATGATCTGCAAGCCGTTGTCAGTGGCGCTGATACAAAGACCGTGGTTGCTAATGTGGAAACTCATGCTGCTTCCTCGGGACCGGAGATAGGACGATCTCGTCCACAGTCCGACGGTCTTTCTCGAGGAGCGTCCAATCTAAACTCAAGTCCGGTGCCGAACGATGGAGGGATTGACCGTCCGATGAATGATGCTGCTCGGATTGCGGAGGGAGTCGCGCTTGTACGTCCCGCTTCTTCACATTCCGAGGGCCATGCACCACCGCGCGGTGACAAGGAAAACTTAGAACCGAAGGCGGAGGCCATGTTGTTGGTTGAAGATCCTCCGCAATCCGTCAGCGGTGATGGAAACGGTGAATCGAAGGTCAGTGCGGCCTTACTGCGTGGCCATCAATCGAGCTTTGATGTGACGAAATACTTCGTCGAATTGAGGACCGGGCAAAACGGCTCTCCGCATGATCAAGCTCAGACTGAGTTATCGCAGCCAGCGGTTGGTGAGCACCAAGTGACGGGCGGACAATCTACAGCGGCGACCATGGTTGGAGCTCACGGAGGCGTCGGTTCCAATCCGCCACCGCCTCCCACTGCCTCGTTCGTGAGTCATGCGCAACCTGCCATGCCCAGCAACGATCCCGGAGATAAATCTGCACACGTAATGGCGCGGTCAGTCGTGTTTAATGTGGCACAGCCAGACCTGGGTCATCTGAGCATTCGTGTGGCAATGACGAACGATGTGGTGCATACACATTTATCAGCCGACAGGCCTGAAGTTGGGCAATTCCTCATCAACGGACAGGACCGTCTTCAGGCGGCGTTTCAAGCGAACGGATTGGACATGGGACAATTCCGCGTGGATATCGATCGTCAGAGTGCCGGTCGTTCCTTCCACCATGGCCCTTCTCAGGAACAAGGACAGACCTGGGATCAGGGCTCGCAAGGGATGAAATGGGGGCAGAGTCCGGACCGACAGGACGAACCGCGCGTACCGCTCCATGGCCTATTGAATTTGGTGGCGTAGACGGTAAAGGAGATATGGCAAATGGTTGATGTATCTCAACTCACCTCGACTGGAACTCCTCCGACGCCGGAAAAAACAGGACCCCGACAGTTGGGGCAGGACGATTTTCTCAAATTGCTCGTCACGCAATTAAAGAACCAGGATCCCTTGAAGCCCACCGACAATACCGAATTTATCTCGCAGCTCGCACAATTCAGCCAGTTGGAACAGACCGCGAAACAGGCGCAGCTGCTTCAGAAGAGCCTCGATGCGCAGACCGCCTCGTTGCAGTTCACGTTGCTGCCCATGATCGGCCGCACGATCACCATCGGGCAAACGATGGTGCAACTCGCCGATGGTCCCGCTCAATTCGGGTACACATTGGACAAGAATGCCGCAAAAGTTCTGGTCAGTATTCAGGATCAACAGGGGCAAATCGTGCGGAGTCTGGAATACCGCGATCGACCGGCAGGACCGCATACGGCCGAGTGGGATGGAATGAACCAGAATGGAAGTCTTATGCCCAAGGGGATGTACCGCTATGTTATCTCCGCCATGGATTCGGAAGGAAAGCCTGTGGGTGTGGAAGGGCGTGCAACGCTCACTGTTTCCGGCATACGTATGGAAGAGGGGCAAGCCAAACTCCTTGTCGGTGATTTGGCCATCGATCCGTCCGATATCGTCGAGATGCGATAACAAAGAGGAGGGTTGTACTCATGGGAATACTGTCGTCGCTTTTTACGGGCGTCAGCGGGCTCAACGCGAACGGGAACGCGCTATCGGTCATTGGGAACAACATTGCCAACCTGAGTACGGTCGGGTTCAAGTCCAGCCGTTCCGTATTTGCGGACCTGATCAGTTCCTCGCTGGGAGGAGCGGGTGGCGCGATCCAGACTGGTTTGGGGGTGGCGCTCAACGGAGTGCAAGGGAACTTCAGCCAAGGTTCGCTCAGCACCACCAGTAACGGACTGGATCTGGCGATTGATGGTAACGGCTTTTTCCTTCTCCGGGATGCAAACGGCGGGAGCTTTTACTCTCGGGCGGGGCAGTTTCACCTGGATTCCCAAAGCCGCATCGTCGACCCAAGCGGCTTCTTCCTCCAGGGGTACCAAGTCAACACCAGCGGGCTGATTACAGCCAGCATCGGAGGCATGACATTACCCTCGACAACCGCTCCGCCGAATCCGACGACGACCGTCGATATCGGTGCCAATCTCAATTCACAGTCATCGACGAGTGCCTTCTCCCTCACGGATCCGAACGGGACATCTCAGTTTTCAACATCGCTCACCGTCTACGATTCGCTTGGGAACCCTCATCTGCTCACCACGTATTTTTCCAAGACTGCGGCGAACACATGGGACTACAACATCGTCGGCAGTACTAACGAGGTCGTCACGGCGAATTATCATGCATCCAACATCAATGCGTCACTTGGTATCGTGCGCTTGGCTTCCGGTACTCTGACCTTTACGACCTCTGGTGCTCTTGACACCGAGAGCGTGGTCACAAGCTATGACAGCGGCACCGCCGCCGGAGTCGCCGGAGCCCTAGTGGGACAGGGGCAAATCGATTTTGTCGGTGCGACGGCCGATCAGTCGGTTGCATTTAATTTCGGCAGCAGTGTGACGACGGACGGAGGTGCGGGAGTCGATCTCAGCACGCAATTCGGAGCGGCATCCGGCCTGGTTCAGCAGACTCAGGATGGGTTCGGCGCCGGCGCGCTGCAATCCTTCTCTGTGGAAACCAATGGACTCATCA includes the following:
- a CDS encoding flagellar hook assembly protein FlgD, translated to MVDVSQLTSTGTPPTPEKTGPRQLGQDDFLKLLVTQLKNQDPLKPTDNTEFISQLAQFSQLEQTAKQAQLLQKSLDAQTASLQFTLLPMIGRTITIGQTMVQLADGPAQFGYTLDKNAAKVLVSIQDQQGQIVRSLEYRDRPAGPHTAEWDGMNQNGSLMPKGMYRYVISAMDSEGKPVGVEGRATLTVSGIRMEEGQAKLLVGDLAIDPSDIVEMR
- a CDS encoding flagellar hook protein FlgE encodes the protein MGILSSLFTGVSGLNANGNALSVIGNNIANLSTVGFKSSRSVFADLISSSLGGAGGAIQTGLGVALNGVQGNFSQGSLSTTSNGLDLAIDGNGFFLLRDANGGSFYSRAGQFHLDSQSRIVDPSGFFLQGYQVNTSGLITASIGGMTLPSTTAPPNPTTTVDIGANLNSQSSTSAFSLTDPNGTSQFSTSLTVYDSLGNPHLLTTYFSKTAANTWDYNIVGSTNEVVTANYHASNINASLGIVRLASGTLTFTTSGALDTESVVTSYDSGTAAGVAGALVGQGQIDFVGATADQSVAFNFGSSVTTDGGAGVDLSTQFGAASGLVQQTQDGFGAGALQSFSVETNGLINGRFSNGQVRPLAQLALARFPDPLGLVRTGKNTFAESGTSGQPLVGPATSAGLGRILSSTLELSNVDLGESFIDMIAAQRGFQANSRVITTSDEVLQELVNLKR
- a CDS encoding flagellar hook-length control protein FliK, with amino-acid sequence MSPLPTEADAQAGPIVKDDLQAVVSGADTKTVVANVETHAASSGPEIGRSRPQSDGLSRGASNLNSSPVPNDGGIDRPMNDAARIAEGVALVRPASSHSEGHAPPRGDKENLEPKAEAMLLVEDPPQSVSGDGNGESKVSAALLRGHQSSFDVTKYFVELRTGQNGSPHDQAQTELSQPAVGEHQVTGGQSTAATMVGAHGGVGSNPPPPPTASFVSHAQPAMPSNDPGDKSAHVMARSVVFNVAQPDLGHLSIRVAMTNDVVHTHLSADRPEVGQFLINGQDRLQAAFQANGLDMGQFRVDIDRQSAGRSFHHGPSQEQGQTWDQGSQGMKWGQSPDRQDEPRVPLHGLLNLVA